The following nucleotide sequence is from Mytilus galloprovincialis chromosome 12, xbMytGall1.hap1.1, whole genome shotgun sequence.
ACAACAATGCCTGTATATTTGGAATCAAAAGAAATTTTATCACAAAAACTGTAAGTTAGAACTTAGCTTAATTCAAGAATAAAAGTTGTACACTCTGAGTACGTTGAAAAAACAATTAATGTTCACACTCTAACTTATTATGCATTAAAATTGTATGTTAGTATCGCAGAAAATAACCCAATATTTTCccatttaaatcaatataaaaatctATGAATGGAAGTTCCCACAATGGTTACGATAACACATTGCTATCGGTTGATGTCGGTTCGATGCCGTTTATGTCCAATCTTCTCGGTTTCTCGATACATATCAATACCAGCCGTTCCTGTTTGGTTTATTTCCTTTCTTATTGTGTCTCTTTTCTTTCTTTCCGTTCTTTCCATTCCTTTTTCCGCCTAAAGAagtagaaaatgaaataaaagtaaaagagCATCAAAGTAAAAGAACATAAAAGTGTGTTATACAAAAAGGGCAGAATTGCTCGTATTGTTCTACCTATATTACTGCATACTTATAATGAATGTGCATGCGAATATTGACAGATTCGTGGAATAATGTATGCCTGTGTGCATATCAATTGACTTATTGTTTTGCATACAAGTATTTAGGTTATGTGTAAACATTATTTTGTAAGAACTCTCATGAATTTAAACCAGCCTTTTCAATGTTTCATCACGTGACATCATGGAGCGGAATGACAAGGATGAACTTGTTCACTGTGATGTAGAAACCTATTCAAAAATAATACATCAAGTtacttattatattattatattgagATCAAtcccagtttttgttggggttcatgTTCCTCCGACATTGATttactatgttgtgttttatgtactactGTTGTGTGTCTCTTTGTCGTTTTCCTTTTGAGCCATGGCAATGCaaatttgttttcgacttattgGTTTGAATgtgcctttggtatcttttgcctctcttttagtCTAAAAAGTCGATGCACATTTGACTGTTAAGTATTACCTGATTTGTTGTCTGACCACTTTCCTGACTTGTTGTCCGATCTTTTTCCTGACTTCTTGTCCAATTCCTTTTCTAGTGTGCTGCATgattctgtaaaaaaaagtaagaaaaaactATTTTATTACAACATGAAAACAGAATAAGAGCAGCCTCAAATAAATAAAAGTCTAGTAATAATATTTATCCCCTTACTTGGCCTTATGtcaattcatttctttttttgtatcactttaaaaagaatggaaaatcATAATCTATATATTCAAAGATAGGCATGTGTTATTTGGTTATTTGGTTAACAACCCAATACACCACAATACTACTCATTGAATCAATGTGTGTGTTATACGGTTACCTTACAAAGATGTTTCGTTACGAGGAGATTGTTTTGATAAATGAGTTCTGCATAGGGTTTATAATGttcaagtcaggaacatgacagttcttGGCCATTCggttttgatgcgttttgttatttgattttgccatgtgattatggactttccgaattgattttcctctaagttcagtatttttgtgatttgacttttttcatACCTGGACATACTCCTAGGTTACAACTGTCGGTGTCAATAGATTCACCAGAACAGTTATGCCCACCACCAGAAGGGACGGGGTTATTACATTCTCTGTTCATATTGACTGTACCGTCTCCACAGGTGACAGAACAAGTCGAGTTTTCCCAGTCACTCCATCCACCATCAACTGTTTGAATATAGAAAAACACTCTGTTAACTTTGAAGTCATACTCTGTATAAATCAACATTATACCATATTGACATTTTtcatatatgtttataaaaatatctaAATGACCATTCGAACTCATTGAATctataatttatgtatttagttACTAGTAGTATATGTAGAACTGTGTTTGATTTCGTGTTGCTATATGAAAAGGTACTGTACAAGACAGTACCTGGTTAACGAACTGAAAAATTATCATTTGAAGTAAGGTTGCGCaccgaaaatatatttttgttccTGTAGACAGGtctttaagtttgttttttttgataaatgagtTCTGCATAGGGTTTACACTGTACATACCTGGGCATTCTCTTAGATAACAACTGTCCGTGTTAATAGATTTACCAGAACAGTTATTCCCACCACCAGAAGGGACGGGGTTATTACATTCTCTGTTCATTGTGACTGTGCCGTCTCCACAGGTTACAGAACAAGTCGAGTTTTCCCAGTCACTCCATCCACCATCAACTgtttaaatataacaaatacgTTGCAACATTTAGTTTGAAGTCATACTATGTATAAATCAACATCCTAAAACAACATCCTTACATATTAAGATTggtcaaatatatttataaattatagtgTAAACAAAGACATGTGTGAATTGTTATTGTTACTGAAAACTGTAAACTCAAATTAACATGCATTTGATTTACAAACTTCAGGATAATAGATTTACAAACCTTAagattaaaagatttttttcactgACTCAAGTATGTGTGTTTCAGAAAGTTGTTTGCTTTTAATCCGTAATAGATTCAAACAGGTTTAACCTATAATGGTAATACAAATTATGATATTGATTATTACCTTGAATTGAAATTAAACATGATGATGGTGTTTATAGTAATACCATAATAATGACGAAACCATATGTGTCATGTGTATGATAAGCTATGAAACATGAAAACCCTAGAGCTACATACCTGGCACAACACAGTCTGATGTATTAAAATTTAGTATTGCAGTAGTCTTGTTATGAGCAGTACAAGTTCCTTCAAAAATATCCAACGATCTCCTATTGACCCAATCTACAAATCCGGTCACTGAACAACAAACAAGAGGATTGTTGTCAACAGATCTACAAGGAAGCATGCGAGTGATACAGACATAAGGTTTCAAATAATAGAATAAGAAATGAAGATTAttgtaaaatctttaattgatgataacaaaaacaattttgataaaaacaaaatgatctTCTTTGAAGATCAataattaattcaaatttaatttcaagCTATACTTAAATAGGATTTTACTCACTGACTCAAATCACCATAATATTTGAAGGCAAGACAAGATATATCTGTAAACTGATGACATGTtagtgtttgttttgtttttgtttacgcATCGTCGTCAATATAAGGGAATTGGATgagactatcatacaagtgagaggtttagctagctttaaaaccaggttcaatcaaccattttctacataagaaaatgcttgtacaaagtcaggaatatgacaggtttTATCAATTCGCTTGATGTGTTGGCAATTTGATCAAcatgataaaggactttccgttttgaatttttctcggaatctttgtgattttagtttttactTTGTAATAATAATATGTGTTAATATATGCCATGAAGGGATTGAATGTGTTAATCCATACAATGTTATGACATTGGTGCAGAACAGACCTCAACCAAAAATTCCCGAagtatttatttatgtaatgGCATGTGAGTGATACAGACATAAGGtttcaattttaaaacttataatgATTTCTGTagaatacagattttttttttcacattgaaaaatttgtcaaaacagaaattgaaaaaaaaaataacatgacgAATAAATTCAGACgacaaattgaaaatattttttttctaaattaagaaaaaaaaaagagaaaaacaatcaGTTTTAAAGATCATCTTGAAAACACTCTATTCTTCAATCAAATTGATGTCAATTCATTTAAACGGGTATAAACGCATAGAGTATAACTTTATATAATCtggaaatgtgttttttttctagcAACAACGTTTGGATATtatattaatagaaaataaacatgTGTTAATATTATGAAGACAGATTATACATATTGTACCGAACCATTTATATAGTATAGTGAAGAAGTTTTGTGTACATGACTAAATTCAGGTCAATACACATTTTGTATAATTGTTAAGCTAAGATCATgcaacattttgtttattttactgcATGTCTATTTTTGGTTTACAGTGTATCAGTACTTACAAAAACTGTATCGATGTTAATCCTTCAAACACATTTTCTTCTATTGAGGTAATGCTATTGCCGGACAGAGATCTGCAAGAATGAACATCAAGTTTATCAATATGAAAAGATTCAATAAACCTTGtgctaaataataaaataaggttaaaaaatTTAGTGATAAGCTACAATGTTTCAATAtctaattcatagaaaataaacatgtGTTAATATTATGAAGAAAAATCATACGTACTCTACCGAACTATTTACAATGTATATAGTATAGTGAAAAAGTTTTGTTCACATGACTAAAGTCAGGTCaatacacattttgtatatttgttaaacTAAGATCATGCAatgctttatttattttactgCATGTCTATTTTTGGTTTACAGTGTATCAGTACGTACAAAAACTGTATCGATGTTAATCCTTCAAACACATTTTCTTCTATTGAGGTAATGCTATTGCCGGACAGAGATCTGCAAGAATGAACATCAAGTTTAtcaatatgaaataataaaataaggttaaaaaatTTAGTGATAAGCTACAATGTTTCAATAtcaaattcatagaaaataaacatgtGTTAATATTATGAAGAAAAATCATACGTACTCTACCGAACTATTTACAATGTATATAGTATAGTGAAAAAGTTTTGTTCACATGACTAAAGTCAGGTCaatacacattttgtatatttgttaaacTAAGATCATGCAatgctttatttattttactgCGTGTCTATTGTTGGTTAACAGTGTATCAGTACTTACAACTCCTGTAGCGATGTTAATCCTTCAAATCCATTTTCTTCTATTGAGGTAATGCTATTGTCATCTAGATATCTGAAATTATGAACATCGAGTTGATCAATAGGAAGAGATTCAATAAACCTaggattaaataataaaataaggttaaaaagtTTAGTCATAAGGTACAATGTTTCAATATcatatttatagaaaataaacatGTGTTAATATTATGAAGAAAAATCATTCCTACTTTACCGAACCATTTACAATGTATATAGTATAGTGAAGAAGTTTTGTTCACATGACTAAATTCAGGTCAATACACATCTTGTATATTTGTTAAGCTAAGATCATGCAACGCTTTGTTTATTCTACTGCATGTCTATTTTTGGTTCACAGTGTATCAGTACTTACAAAAACTGTAGCGATGTTAATCCTTCAAACATATTTGGTTTTATTGAGGTAATGCCATTGCCGGACAGATATCTGCAAGAATGAACATCACGTTTATCAATAGGAAAAGATTCAATAAAGCTAGTGTTAAATAATAATGTAAGGTTAAGACATTTATTGATAAGGCAGAATacaatttttttccattttgaaaaGTTGTCAAAACTTTTACTAACCATCATTTAGAAATTATCTAATAGAAATTAAAGCAAGAAAAGCAATTCTAATGATCATCCTGGTAACCCtctttttttcaatcaaattgaTGTCAAAATATATAGTATTCAATTGAATGGATATAAACGCATAGTGTCTAACTTGAGATGATcttggaatgttttttttttctagcaacAACGATTAAATATcatattaatagaaaataaaacatgtgtaaaTAATCTGAAAACAAATCATACCTACTCTACTGAACCATGTATATAGTATAGTGAAGAAGTTTTGTTTACATGACTAAATTCAGGTCaatacacattttgtatatttgttaagCTAAGATCATGCAACGCTTTGTTTATTTTACTGCATGTCTATTTTTGGTTCACAGTGTATCAGTACTTACAAAGTCTGTAGCGATGTTAATCCTTTGAATCCATTTTCTTCTATTGAGGTAATGCTATTGAAATCTAGATATCTGAAATTATGAACATCAAGTTTATCAATAGAAAACCATTCAATAAACCCAATGTAAGGTTATTTATATAAGATTCAGAATTGTTAGTGATAAGAAAAGTTATGTTCTTTTCCTACATTTGAAGTTAATCAAATCTTGTTCAAAATAATCATTTAAG
It contains:
- the LOC143054409 gene encoding thrombospondin-2-like, whose product is MFEGLTSLQFLYLDDNSITSIEENGFEGLTSLQELSLSGNSITSIEENVFEGLTSIQFLSLSGNSITSIEENVFEGLTSIQFLSVDNNPLVCCSVTGFVDWVNRRSLDIFEGTCTAHNKTTAILNFNTSDCVVPVDGGWSDWENSTCSVTCGDGTVTMNRECNNPVPSGGGNNCSGKSINTDSCYLRECPVDGGWSDWENSTCSVTCGDGTVNMNRECNNPVPSGGGHNCSGESIDTDSCNLGVCPESCSTLEKELDKKSGKRSDNKSGKWSDNKSGGKRNGKNGKKEKRHNKKGNKPNRNGWY